The following coding sequences lie in one Methylosinus sp. PW1 genomic window:
- a CDS encoding cystathionine gamma-synthase family protein — translation MSSERYHKIRIGDHRLHAETLMLGYGYDPALSEGSVKPPVFLTSTFAFRTAEDGRDYFDHIAGRGAHARNEAPGLVYSRFNHPNLEILEDRLAVHENAEAGLVFSSGMSAIVTTILAYAKPGEVILHSRPLYGGTEVLIGRTLAPFDIKSVGFADGLDETVVRNAAERAMAIGNVAMIFVETPSNPMNSLVDIDMVARIAQEIGARQGRRPILCCDNTLLGPVFQSPLEHGADLSLYSLTKYVGGHSDLIGGAVIGAHAALAPIRTMRNAIGTQLDPHSCWMLARSLETLSLRMRRAAGNAAIVAEYLSAHPKVARVHYPPLLPPAHPARALMQRQSSSAGSTFSFDVEGGEREAFAFLNRLQIFKLAVSLGGTESLVCHPATTVHSGLAEEARREIGITPALVRMSIGIEHPDDLVADIAQAFS, via the coding sequence ATGAGCAGCGAACGCTATCACAAGATCCGCATCGGCGATCATCGTCTCCACGCAGAGACGCTGATGCTCGGCTATGGCTATGATCCGGCTCTCTCCGAAGGATCGGTGAAGCCTCCGGTGTTTCTCACATCGACATTCGCTTTCCGCACGGCGGAGGATGGACGCGATTATTTCGACCATATCGCCGGCCGCGGCGCGCATGCGCGCAACGAGGCGCCGGGGCTCGTCTATTCGCGCTTCAATCATCCCAATCTCGAGATCCTCGAGGACCGACTCGCCGTGCATGAGAATGCGGAGGCTGGCCTCGTCTTCTCATCCGGCATGTCGGCGATCGTCACGACGATCCTCGCCTATGCGAAGCCGGGCGAGGTGATTTTGCACAGCCGCCCGCTCTATGGTGGAACCGAGGTGCTGATCGGCCGCACGCTCGCGCCATTCGATATCAAAAGCGTCGGCTTCGCCGACGGGCTCGACGAGACTGTCGTGCGCAACGCCGCCGAGCGCGCAATGGCGATTGGCAATGTCGCCATGATCTTCGTCGAGACGCCGTCCAATCCGATGAACAGCCTTGTCGATATCGACATGGTGGCGCGCATCGCGCAGGAGATCGGCGCGCGCCAAGGGCGTCGTCCGATTCTGTGCTGCGACAACACATTGCTCGGTCCCGTGTTCCAATCGCCGCTCGAGCATGGCGCCGATCTCTCGCTCTATTCGCTCACCAAATATGTCGGCGGCCACAGCGATCTCATCGGCGGCGCCGTCATCGGCGCGCATGCGGCGCTGGCGCCGATCCGCACGATGCGCAACGCCATAGGCACGCAGCTCGATCCGCATTCCTGCTGGATGCTGGCGCGCTCGCTGGAGACATTGTCGTTGCGCATGCGGCGCGCCGCCGGCAATGCGGCGATTGTCGCCGAATATCTCTCCGCGCATCCGAAGGTCGCGCGCGTGCATTATCCGCCGCTGCTGCCGCCGGCTCATCCGGCGCGCGCGCTGATGCAGCGTCAATCGAGCTCCGCGGGCTCCACCTTCTCCTTCGATGTCGAAGGCGGCGAAAGGGAAGCTTTCGCTTTCCTGAACAGGCTGCAGATTTTCAAATTGGCGGTGAGCCTCGGCGGCACGGAGTCGCTCGTGTGTCATCCGGCGACAACCGTGCATTCTGGTTTGGCGGAGGAGGCGCGACGCGAGATCGGCATCACGCCGGCGCTGGTGCGCATGTCGATCGGCATAGAGCATCCAGACGATCTCGT
- a CDS encoding outer membrane protein, translated as MKKLFSATAIALALSAGAALAADLPAVKAPLPPPLPPPPLWTGFYVGLNAGYSFGASNNIDVTTAHIYDSLGPNGFLAPLVIDPGAGGAALALSGTANTQRNGFIGGGQVGYNYQFGNSFLVGLEADLQGAGIRSDSSFVSGSSWNAFDIGPGILRLDRSAAGATTVTTRTDWLGTVRGRLGYIWGPSFLIYATGGLAYGGTQAATHQSFYVNNTLSLLPPLLSVSVPYGSIGGFSRYDQSRIGWTVGGGIEWLFAPNLSFKAEYLYYDLGTARYLNSPIAATGPSVSFLGITSPLLASINQGVTRVKFDGHIARVGINYHFISAPPVPVVARY; from the coding sequence ATGAAGAAGTTATTCTCAGCCACCGCGATTGCACTGGCTCTCTCCGCTGGAGCGGCGCTGGCCGCGGACCTGCCGGCCGTCAAGGCTCCGTTGCCGCCTCCGCTGCCGCCGCCGCCCCTGTGGACCGGATTCTACGTCGGTCTGAACGCCGGCTATTCGTTCGGCGCGAGCAACAACATCGATGTCACGACCGCCCACATCTACGACTCGCTCGGACCGAATGGCTTCCTCGCTCCCCTCGTGATCGATCCTGGCGCCGGCGGCGCCGCTCTCGCTTTGAGCGGGACCGCCAACACGCAGCGCAACGGATTCATCGGAGGCGGCCAGGTCGGCTACAATTACCAATTCGGCAACAGCTTCCTGGTCGGTCTCGAAGCCGATTTGCAAGGAGCCGGCATCCGTAGCGACAGCAGCTTCGTCAGCGGCTCGTCGTGGAACGCCTTCGACATCGGACCCGGCATTCTCAGACTGGACCGCTCCGCCGCCGGCGCCACCACGGTGACGACGCGCACGGATTGGCTCGGCACTGTGCGCGGCCGTTTGGGCTACATCTGGGGACCGTCTTTCCTGATCTACGCCACCGGCGGTCTCGCCTATGGCGGAACGCAGGCGGCGACGCATCAGTCCTTCTATGTGAACAACACGCTGTCCCTTCTCCCTCCGCTCCTTTCGGTCAGCGTGCCCTACGGCTCGATCGGCGGTTTCTCGCGCTACGATCAATCGCGCATCGGCTGGACGGTCGGCGGCGGCATCGAGTGGCTGTTCGCTCCGAACCTGAGCTTCAAGGCCGAATATCTCTACTACGATCTCGGCACGGCGCGTTACCTCAACAGCCCGATCGCCGCGACCGGCCCGTCGGTCAGCTTCCTCGGCATCACCTCGCCGCTGCTGGCCTCGATCAACCAGGGCGTCACGCGCGTGAAATTCGACGGCCATATCGCGCGCGTCGGCATCAACTATCACTTCATCTCGGCGCCGCCCGTGCCGGTCGTCGCCAGATATTGA
- a CDS encoding DMT family transporter, which produces MTSAPAWAWAAFTLTAAGGQTLRNALQRDLTDKLGAACATFVRFLFGCPFAFLILAGACAIADVPPPAPRAHAVLVIAAAAALQIAATALMLVSMKERSFVIVTALLKTEAAQIVVFGMLFLGEKATPALALGAFCATLGVLALSLPDPAAALRGATWRPILYGLASAALFGGSTVLYREGVLALGGPSIMVAAATELVLGLVLQTALILLYLGVFDRGGLFAIVAQWRESLSAGLLGAFATLFWFLAFALETAPRVRTLALIEVLFAQMVTRRMFAQRTEAREWLGLAMLIAGVAAVLNGG; this is translated from the coding sequence ATGACATCCGCTCCCGCCTGGGCCTGGGCCGCATTCACTCTCACCGCCGCTGGCGGACAGACGCTACGCAACGCGCTGCAGCGCGATCTCACCGACAAGCTCGGCGCCGCATGCGCGACCTTCGTGCGCTTTCTCTTCGGCTGTCCTTTCGCCTTTCTCATTCTCGCCGGCGCCTGCGCCATCGCCGATGTTCCGCCGCCGGCGCCGCGAGCGCATGCTGTGCTCGTCATCGCAGCGGCGGCCGCGCTGCAGATCGCGGCGACGGCGTTGATGCTCGTCTCGATGAAGGAACGCTCCTTCGTCATTGTGACGGCGCTGCTGAAGACGGAAGCGGCGCAGATCGTCGTCTTCGGAATGCTGTTTCTCGGCGAGAAGGCGACGCCGGCGCTCGCGCTCGGCGCATTTTGCGCGACATTGGGCGTGCTCGCTCTGTCGTTGCCCGATCCCGCGGCGGCGTTGCGCGGCGCGACCTGGCGGCCGATTCTCTACGGACTCGCCTCGGCGGCGCTGTTCGGCGGCTCGACGGTTCTCTATCGCGAGGGCGTGCTGGCGCTCGGCGGCCCCTCCATCATGGTCGCGGCCGCGACCGAGCTGGTTCTCGGGCTCGTCTTGCAAACGGCGCTGATCTTGCTCTATCTGGGCGTCTTCGACCGCGGGGGCCTTTTCGCCATCGTCGCCCAATGGCGGGAATCGCTTTCGGCGGGACTGCTCGGCGCCTTTGCGACGCTGTTCTGGTTCCTGGCTTTCGCTCTCGAGACCGCGCCGCGGGTGCGCACGCTGGCGCTGATCGAGGTCCTGTTCGCGCAAATGGTCACGCGCCGCATGTTCGCGCAGAGGACCGAAGCGCGGGAATGGCTCGGCCTGGCGATGCTGATCGCCGGAGTCGCGGCCGTGTTGAACGGCGGATAG
- a CDS encoding alpha/beta hydrolase, whose product MASQIDGPRIQPKAGKAKQLVVFLHGYGADGNDLIEIGRQWRSFLPDAAFVSPHAPERCALSPNGRQWFPLTMRDPGERWRGVVATRPLLESFLAEELAKNELDESKLALVGFSQGTMLALHVGLRLRRAPAAILGYSGVLVAGGEPPDIPPQFGAKPPSVLLVHGEEDSMIPADALLLSANALAKAEVPTQWHLSAGLDHGIDNAGLLHGGLFLARSFGLSVEFGRRGGGAAPR is encoded by the coding sequence ATGGCGTCCCAGATCGACGGCCCCCGTATTCAGCCCAAGGCCGGCAAGGCCAAGCAGCTCGTCGTCTTCCTCCACGGCTATGGCGCGGACGGCAATGATCTCATCGAGATCGGCCGGCAATGGCGGTCCTTCCTGCCGGACGCCGCCTTCGTCTCCCCCCATGCGCCGGAGCGCTGCGCGCTGTCGCCCAATGGACGACAATGGTTTCCGCTGACCATGCGCGACCCCGGCGAGCGCTGGCGCGGCGTGGTGGCGACGCGGCCCCTGCTGGAGAGCTTCCTCGCCGAGGAGCTAGCGAAGAACGAGCTGGACGAGAGCAAGCTCGCTCTGGTCGGCTTCAGCCAGGGGACAATGCTGGCGCTGCATGTGGGCCTGCGGCTGCGCCGCGCGCCGGCCGCCATTCTCGGCTATTCGGGCGTTCTCGTCGCGGGCGGCGAGCCGCCCGATATCCCCCCGCAATTCGGAGCCAAGCCGCCGTCGGTGCTGCTCGTCCACGGCGAGGAGGATTCGATGATCCCGGCCGATGCGCTGCTGCTCTCGGCCAATGCGCTGGCCAAGGCGGAGGTTCCGACGCAATGGCATCTGTCCGCCGGGCTCGACCATGGCATAGACAATGCCGGACTGCTGCATGGCGGCCTGTTTCTGGCCAGGAGCTTCGGCCTGTCGGTCGAGTTCGGCCGCCGCGGAGGCGGGGCCGCCCCCCGCTGA
- a CDS encoding class I SAM-dependent methyltransferase has product MSLDVVDLRNFYASPLGQVALRLVGRMARTRWEDHSGLRVLGIGYATPYLVDFQERAQRVLAFMPAAQGVVHWPNGGRSASALVETTMMPLPDASIDRVLVVHALEVGESPRDILEEIWRILAPGGRVIVVVPSRSGLWARVDTTPFGHGHPYSRGQLQSLLQETLLLPVYWGEALYVPPFARASLLRSAPAFERIAGRFSLPGGGVHIVEATKQLYRPAGLRRAVRRALPPLDEVLAPVGAGAGRDAPAL; this is encoded by the coding sequence ATGTCGCTCGACGTCGTCGACTTGCGGAATTTTTACGCTTCGCCGCTCGGCCAGGTGGCGCTGCGCCTCGTCGGGCGCATGGCGCGGACCCGCTGGGAGGATCACTCCGGGCTGCGCGTGCTCGGAATCGGCTACGCCACGCCCTATCTCGTCGATTTTCAGGAGCGGGCGCAGCGCGTGCTCGCCTTCATGCCGGCCGCCCAGGGCGTCGTCCATTGGCCCAATGGCGGCCGCTCGGCCTCGGCGCTGGTCGAGACGACAATGATGCCGCTGCCCGACGCCAGCATCGACCGCGTTCTCGTCGTCCATGCGCTCGAGGTCGGCGAATCGCCGCGCGACATTTTGGAGGAGATTTGGCGCATTCTCGCGCCGGGCGGCCGGGTGATCGTCGTCGTCCCCAGCCGCTCGGGCCTGTGGGCGCGGGTGGATACGACGCCCTTCGGCCATGGCCATCCCTATTCGCGCGGTCAGCTGCAGAGCCTGCTGCAGGAGACGCTGCTGCTGCCCGTCTACTGGGGCGAGGCGCTCTATGTGCCGCCCTTCGCCCGCGCCTCGCTGCTGCGCTCGGCTCCCGCCTTCGAGCGAATCGCCGGGCGCTTCTCGCTGCCCGGCGGCGGGGTTCATATCGTGGAGGCGACCAAGCAGCTCTATCGGCCGGCCGGCCTGCGCCGCGCCGTGCGCCGCGCCCTGCCGCCGCTGGACGAGGTGCTGGCCCCGGTGGGCGCCGGCGCCGGGCGCGACGCCCCTGCGCTCTGA
- the gloB gene encoding hydroxyacylglutathione hydrolase: MSVEVVQFICLADNFGLLLRDEATGAVASIDAPDARAIAAELSRRGWTLTDILVTHHHADHIQGVAGLKALFPKARTVGPRKDRARIPGLDLEVGEDDSVMVGSATARVIEAPGHTTGHILYHFEAEEILFVGDVLFSLGCGRVFETPMDVMYASLEKIAELPPETRVYCGHEYTQANARFARTVDPDNSLLAERAREVDALRAAGEPTLPTTIALELATNPFLRAEDPQLQRTLGMDTADPVHVFTQIRERKNVFR; encoded by the coding sequence ATGAGCGTCGAGGTCGTTCAATTCATTTGCCTCGCCGATAATTTCGGCCTGCTGCTGCGGGACGAGGCGACCGGCGCCGTCGCCTCCATCGACGCGCCCGACGCGCGCGCCATAGCGGCGGAATTGTCGCGGCGCGGCTGGACGCTCACCGATATTCTCGTCACCCATCACCACGCCGACCACATCCAGGGCGTGGCGGGGCTGAAGGCGCTGTTTCCAAAGGCGCGCACCGTCGGCCCGCGCAAGGATCGCGCCCGCATCCCCGGCCTCGACCTCGAGGTCGGCGAGGACGATTCGGTGATGGTGGGCTCCGCGACGGCGCGGGTGATAGAGGCGCCGGGCCATACGACCGGCCATATTCTCTATCATTTCGAGGCGGAGGAGATTCTCTTCGTCGGCGACGTGCTTTTCTCGCTGGGCTGCGGCCGCGTCTTCGAGACGCCGATGGACGTCATGTACGCCTCGCTGGAGAAGATCGCCGAATTGCCGCCGGAGACGCGCGTCTATTGCGGCCACGAATATACGCAGGCCAATGCGCGATTCGCGCGCACCGTCGATCCAGACAATTCTCTGCTCGCCGAGCGCGCCCGCGAGGTCGACGCGCTGCGCGCCGCGGGCGAGCCCACTTTGCCGACGACCATCGCTCTCGAGCTCGCCACAAATCCCTTCCTGCGCGCCGAGGACCCACAGCTGCAGCGCACGCTCGGCATGGATACGGCCGATCCGGTCCATGTCTTCACGCAGATCCGCGAAAGAAAGAATGTGTTTCGATGA
- a CDS encoding cupin domain-containing protein translates to MDTSLTAADIARLLSLSPHPEGGFYRETFRDSRAVADGRAASTAIYYLLGAGEVSAWHRVDAAEIWHYYAGAPLALDISATGATSARQILGSRVTQGEQPQIVVPADQWQSARSLGAWTLVGCTVAPGFEFSRFELAAADFSPLREDSAE, encoded by the coding sequence ATGGATACGAGCCTCACGGCCGCCGATATCGCGCGGCTGCTCTCCCTCTCGCCGCATCCGGAAGGCGGCTTCTATCGCGAGACCTTTCGTGATTCCCGCGCGGTCGCGGACGGCCGCGCCGCCTCGACGGCCATCTATTATCTGCTCGGCGCGGGCGAGGTCTCCGCCTGGCATCGCGTCGACGCCGCCGAGATTTGGCATTATTACGCCGGCGCGCCGCTCGCTCTCGACATTTCCGCGACGGGCGCGACGAGCGCGCGGCAGATACTCGGCTCGCGGGTGACGCAGGGCGAGCAGCCGCAGATCGTCGTGCCGGCCGATCAATGGCAGAGCGCGCGCAGCCTCGGCGCCTGGACGCTGGTCGGCTGCACGGTCGCGCCGGGCTTCGAGTTCTCCCGCTTCGAGCTGGCCGCCGCGGATTTTTCTCCGCTGCGCGAAGACAGCGCGGAATAG
- a CDS encoding bifunctional diguanylate cyclase/phosphodiesterase, with the protein MQLRHLADKAVSTGLQEPDSSPTTPAPTAEPRQPAGPDARDILASIGMLAYTWDIATDRLDWGDNLAEVLTSFADVDLSSGRAYGERLGAQSATSRFDAIVTATGSDDGNGVFFNAIYALVPPRETGGGPLIWIEDCGKWFAGRDGRPSRAHGLVRVITERHEMERRMTRSAQFDALTGAMSRALLAEHSLRLLGQPEKTRKPFTILLVALENLFALNRTYGYDAGDEIIVGLASRLRTNIRVNDLVARYAGNKFAVLLENCDVEQAKSTGQRLIEVIAQTPFATEVGGVSVSARIGAVVAPRDGRSPAVLFQHAEEALDAARQRNAHRLVCYATSLARDNGRLHALQISDSVVSALNERRVELAFQPIVQAQTGHTAFYEALLRVRLADGSIVVPGDILPIAEKSGLVRLLDQRVLELALTQLRADPSLRISVNASVATLHDPEWPEWLANATRIYPGVADRLTIEITETTLIDDFDKTRQLITDCKGLGIKFAMDDFGAGHTSFRNLRLLDFDFVKIDGVFIQNIIKSQDDRFFVRTLTDLARHLGLKIVAEWVEDEETAQLLQGWGVDYFQGSLFGSAVVVAAPGESQNLSRRA; encoded by the coding sequence ATGCAATTGCGCCATCTCGCCGATAAGGCGGTTTCCACGGGATTGCAGGAGCCGGACTCCTCCCCCACAACGCCCGCTCCGACCGCGGAGCCGCGGCAGCCCGCGGGACCGGATGCGCGCGACATTCTCGCCTCGATCGGCATGCTCGCCTATACGTGGGACATTGCGACCGATCGGCTCGATTGGGGCGACAATCTCGCCGAGGTGCTGACCAGCTTCGCCGATGTCGATCTCTCGAGCGGGCGCGCCTATGGCGAGCGGCTCGGCGCGCAGAGCGCGACCTCGCGCTTCGACGCCATCGTCACCGCCACCGGCAGCGACGACGGCAATGGCGTGTTCTTCAACGCCATCTATGCGCTCGTGCCGCCGCGCGAGACCGGCGGCGGCCCGCTGATCTGGATCGAGGATTGCGGCAAATGGTTCGCCGGCCGCGACGGCCGCCCGAGCCGGGCTCACGGCCTCGTGCGCGTCATTACCGAGCGCCACGAGATGGAGCGCCGCATGACGCGCAGCGCGCAATTCGACGCGCTCACCGGGGCGATGAGCCGCGCTCTTTTGGCGGAACATTCGCTGCGCCTGCTCGGACAGCCCGAGAAGACGCGCAAGCCTTTCACCATTCTGCTCGTCGCGCTGGAGAATCTCTTCGCGCTCAATCGCACCTATGGCTACGACGCCGGCGACGAGATCATTGTCGGCCTCGCCTCGCGGTTGCGGACCAATATTCGCGTCAATGATCTCGTGGCGCGCTACGCCGGCAATAAATTCGCCGTTCTGCTCGAGAATTGCGACGTCGAGCAGGCCAAATCGACGGGCCAGCGGCTCATCGAGGTGATCGCCCAAACGCCTTTCGCGACCGAAGTGGGCGGGGTTTCCGTATCGGCGCGCATCGGCGCCGTCGTCGCGCCGCGCGATGGAAGATCGCCGGCCGTGCTGTTCCAGCACGCCGAGGAGGCGCTCGACGCCGCGCGCCAGCGCAATGCGCATCGGCTCGTCTGCTACGCCACCTCGCTGGCGCGCGACAATGGGCGGCTGCATGCGCTGCAGATTTCCGACAGCGTCGTTTCCGCGCTCAATGAGCGCCGCGTCGAGCTGGCCTTTCAGCCCATCGTGCAAGCGCAGACCGGCCATACGGCCTTTTACGAGGCGCTGCTGCGCGTGCGGCTCGCCGACGGCTCCATCGTCGTGCCCGGCGACATTCTGCCCATCGCCGAGAAATCCGGCCTGGTGCGCCTTCTCGATCAGCGCGTTCTGGAGCTGGCGCTCACGCAGCTGCGCGCCGATCCGTCGCTGCGGATCTCGGTCAACGCCTCGGTCGCCACGCTGCATGATCCCGAATGGCCGGAATGGCTCGCCAACGCCACGCGAATCTATCCGGGCGTCGCGGATCGCCTCACCATAGAAATCACCGAGACGACGCTGATCGACGATTTCGACAAGACGCGGCAGCTGATCACCGACTGCAAGGGCCTCGGCATCAAATTCGCCATGGATGATTTCGGCGCCGGGCACACATCCTTCCGCAATCTGCGCCTGCTGGACTTCGATTTCGTCAAGATCGACGGCGTCTTCATCCAGAACATCATCAAATCGCAGGATGATCGCTTCTTCGTGCGCACACTCACCGATCTCGCGCGGCATCTCGGCCTGAAGATCGTCGCGGAATGGGTGGAGGACGAGGAGACGGCGCAGCTGCTGCAAGGCTGGGGCGTCGATTACTTCCAGGGCTCGCTGTTCGGCTCGGCGGTGGTGGTCGCGGCGCCGGGCGAGTCGCAAAACCTTTCCCGGCGCGCCTGA
- the phaR gene encoding polyhydroxyalkanoate synthesis repressor PhaR: MATEKKPTTIKKYANRRLYDTGTSTYVTLEDLAAMVKRGEDFVVCDAKTGEDITRPVLTQIIFEQEGKDGQSLLPIAFLRQLIRFYGDSMQMLVPSYLEFSIDRLTRDQQKFRDQVSQALEGAPFGEPTRQAFQSLEEQARKNMAVFRHALTMFNPFGLPTEPPAASTETTAAAAEPPRSDLDEMKRQLDELNKRIDQLSTKSG; encoded by the coding sequence ATGGCCACCGAAAAAAAGCCGACGACGATCAAGAAATACGCCAATCGGCGGCTCTATGACACGGGCACGAGCACTTACGTCACGCTCGAGGATCTCGCGGCAATGGTCAAGCGCGGCGAGGATTTCGTCGTCTGCGACGCCAAAACGGGGGAGGACATCACCCGCCCCGTGCTGACGCAGATCATTTTCGAGCAGGAGGGCAAGGACGGCCAGAGCCTGCTGCCGATCGCTTTTCTGCGCCAGCTCATCCGCTTCTATGGCGATTCGATGCAGATGCTGGTGCCGAGCTATCTCGAGTTCAGCATCGATCGGCTGACGCGCGATCAGCAGAAATTCCGCGATCAGGTCTCGCAGGCGCTCGAAGGCGCGCCTTTCGGCGAGCCGACTCGTCAGGCGTTTCAGTCGCTCGAGGAGCAGGCGCGCAAGAATATGGCGGTGTTCCGCCATGCGTTGACCATGTTCAACCCCTTCGGCCTGCCGACCGAGCCGCCCGCCGCCTCGACCGAGACGACAGCGGCCGCCGCCGAGCCGCCGCGCTCCGATCTCGACGAGATGAAGCGTCAGCTCGACGAGCTGAACAAGCGCATCGATCAATTGTCGACGAAGAGCGGCTGA
- a CDS encoding capsule biosynthesis protein: protein MIETRPPLDDERLRSRIDPKLEPKPARSLVPAAWLRPLANAPETARQIVDQVERIAMEANRALESRTRIPPLWLSFIAFVIIPSFVASVYFAFLAADQFAVETRFAVRAIELEAVATPKGESAAFTFTPSGQNAYIVTSYIRSRAIVSDVMAKLDLRALYRRPEADFWARLRRNATMEQLTDYWQSMVETTVDANSSLVTVNVRAFRKEDAYALANAIVAASEALVNRISERARRDATAMAERDVRRSFEAVQATLSDLHKFRDEFGVIDPTLTGTEIGKLLAPLVAQKIKLESELFVAGHELSPDAPTVRVLREQLDSAEKQIKELKGKLTSNDGARSSSSTVAGILAKFEELEVRKALAERFYALSKADLDRAQLRANRQSIYLTVFVPPAAPEISRYPHRLTYPLLIFLAFAIVWSIVVLLLATIEDHRL from the coding sequence ATGATCGAGACCAGGCCGCCGCTCGACGACGAGCGCCTCCGCTCGCGTATAGATCCGAAGCTGGAGCCGAAGCCCGCGCGCTCGCTGGTGCCGGCCGCATGGCTGCGGCCGCTCGCCAATGCGCCGGAGACCGCGCGTCAGATCGTCGACCAGGTCGAGCGGATCGCGATGGAGGCCAATCGCGCGCTCGAGAGCCGAACGCGCATTCCGCCGCTGTGGCTGAGCTTCATCGCCTTCGTGATCATTCCGTCCTTCGTGGCGTCGGTCTATTTCGCCTTTCTTGCCGCCGACCAATTCGCGGTCGAGACGCGTTTCGCGGTGCGCGCGATCGAGCTTGAGGCCGTCGCGACGCCCAAGGGCGAGTCGGCGGCCTTCACCTTCACGCCGTCCGGGCAGAACGCCTATATCGTCACGAGCTACATCCGCAGCCGCGCGATCGTCAGCGATGTGATGGCCAAGCTCGATCTGCGCGCTCTCTACCGCCGGCCGGAGGCCGATTTCTGGGCGCGCCTGCGCCGCAACGCCACGATGGAGCAGCTGACCGACTATTGGCAATCCATGGTCGAGACCACGGTCGACGCCAATTCCAGCCTCGTCACCGTCAATGTCCGCGCCTTCCGCAAGGAGGACGCCTACGCGCTCGCCAACGCCATCGTCGCGGCGAGCGAGGCGCTGGTCAATCGCATCTCCGAGCGCGCGCGCCGCGACGCCACCGCAATGGCGGAGAGAGACGTGCGCCGCTCCTTCGAGGCGGTGCAGGCGACGCTGTCCGATCTGCACAAGTTCCGCGACGAGTTCGGCGTCATCGACCCGACCCTGACCGGAACCGAGATCGGCAAGCTGCTGGCGCCGCTCGTCGCGCAGAAAATCAAGCTCGAGAGCGAGCTTTTCGTCGCCGGACATGAATTGTCGCCGGACGCGCCGACGGTGCGCGTGCTGCGCGAGCAGCTCGACTCCGCCGAGAAGCAGATCAAGGAGCTGAAGGGCAAGCTCACCTCCAATGACGGCGCGCGCTCCTCCAGCTCTACCGTGGCTGGAATTCTGGCGAAGTTCGAGGAGCTCGAGGTGCGCAAGGCGCTCGCCGAGCGCTTCTATGCGCTCTCCAAGGCCGATCTCGATCGCGCGCAATTGCGCGCCAATCGGCAGAGCATCTATTTGACCGTCTTCGTTCCCCCGGCGGCGCCGGAGATTTCCCGCTATCCGCACCGCTTGACTTACCCCTTGCTGATCTTCCTCGCCTTCGCCATCGTGTGGAGCATCGTCGTGCTGCTGCTGGCGACGATCGAGGATCACAGGCTGTGA
- a CDS encoding gamma-glutamylcyclotransferase: MATMDGDFWVFGYGSLMWRPGFEFLESALAWVHGYHRSLCVFSHVHRGTRERPGLVLGLDYGGSCLGVAFRIAGAAREETIAYLRARELVTSVYIERNVGLRFAEGGSARALAFIVDRAHEQYAGRLSIDEMTRLVESGVGASGDNPSYVRNTHAHLQQLDIHDPALAEIVRRLSAPTASLAESA, translated from the coding sequence ATGGCGACGATGGACGGCGATTTCTGGGTCTTCGGCTATGGTTCCTTGATGTGGCGGCCGGGTTTCGAATTTCTCGAAAGCGCCCTCGCCTGGGTGCATGGCTACCACCGATCGCTCTGCGTCTTCTCCCATGTCCACCGCGGAACGCGGGAGCGCCCGGGCCTGGTGCTCGGCCTCGACTATGGCGGCTCCTGCCTCGGCGTCGCCTTTCGGATCGCCGGAGCTGCGCGCGAGGAGACGATCGCCTATCTGCGCGCCCGCGAATTGGTGACCTCTGTCTATATCGAGCGCAATGTGGGGCTGCGCTTCGCCGAGGGCGGCTCGGCCCGCGCGCTCGCCTTCATCGTCGATCGCGCCCATGAGCAATATGCCGGGCGCCTGTCGATCGACGAGATGACCCGGCTCGTGGAGAGCGGCGTCGGCGCCTCGGGCGACAACCCCTCCTACGTCCGCAACACGCACGCGCATCTTCAGCAGCTCGACATTCACGATCCGGCCCTCGCCGAGATCGTGCGCCGACTTTCGGCGCCGACGGCCTCCCTCGCCGAGAGCGCCTGA